From Geotalea uraniireducens Rf4:
GAGGCGAAAACCGGCGGCAACTATGCCAGCTCGCTCAAAGCAGGCCTGGAAGCGAAAAAGAAGGGGTTCGACCAGGTCCTTTGGCTCGACGGCGTGCACAAGCGTTACATCGAGGAAGTGGGCGCCATGAACATGTTTTTTGCCTACGAAGACCGGGTGGTAACCGCGCCCCTCGAAGGCTCCATCCTCCACGGCATTACCCGCGATTCGGTGCTGAAGCTGGTTGCATCCTTCGGCCTCAAGGTGGAAGAACGGAAGATCGACGTCATCGAGTTGATGAACGATATCCGCTCGGGCAAAGTTAAAGAGGCTTTCGGCAGCGGGACTGCCGCGGTCGTCACCCCGGTTGGCGCCCTCAGCTACAAGGATGAATGCCTCACCGTAGACGACGGCGAAGTCGGCAAACTGACGCAAAAGCTCTACGACACCTTGACCGCCATCCAATACGGAAAAATGGAAGACTCTTTTGGCTGGATAAAAAAGATCGCTTAGATTTGTCGCATCCCGCAGGGTTGACCGATAGCCCTGCGGGATATTCTCCATCGGGTGGGATTATGAAAGAGCAAACCTACGCCAACGCCCTGTGCCTCTCCTGCCGCCGCACATGCAAACAGCCGGCAGCCGTGCTGATCGCTGTCTGTCCTCGCTATTATGCCGGCCCCAGGATCAAGCGCTGCACCTGGAAGCAACTGGAACTCGCCCTCTAAGCCAGCCCATTCATGACCCAAAAATCTCCCCCAACAATCGACACAAATAAATGCACCGGATGCGGTCGCTGTGTCGCCGCATGCAAAAACAAGCTCATCACCCTCGAAACCTCCGGTTACAGGAAGCATGCCGTGCGACACGGGCAGAGCCGGTGCGAGTGCTGCTGCGACTGCCTCAACCAGTGTCCGGTCCTGGCCATGCTCCACAACGGCGACATAAATAACGGTTAACGCCGTTCCCAGGCGCCTTTCCGGGTGGTCCGACTGGTTTCCGTCCTGGCTGGGGCCGGCTCTGCCTTTGCCACCATTACCGGTTTCTCCGGCGCCTTTTCCTCCTTCAAAACCGGCTCCTTGCAGGAGGCGAACTCGACGTTTATCGCTTCGGCCCTCAGCTCATGCACCGCTGCCGCGCCAATAATCCTCAATTCACTGCAACCGGTCAGGCAACCCATTAATAGAACAAGTAAAAGTAAGCATTTCATGGCGCACCTCCTGGATTTCGTTAACCGTTACCTTTTCCATTACGAGATGCATGCCATAGCAAAAACAGGCATAACCGGTTGAAATGCTTACATTATGTTCACTGCGGGTTTTATTGCGTTTGTGCGCCATGTGAACATGGCGGAGTGTAAATACCGTTAACCTCCCGTAAATAGTGGTTTTGTCAAAATTTGAACAGATATGCAAACGGTGAACAGATGGAGGACGCCGCCTTGACAGGGGCCGGGACCGTACCTATTATTTCCCTAGGAGTCTGTCGGACTTAGGGAATCGTAGCGAGAGGATGGAAAATCGAGGACAGATTTCCGGAAATTTGAGAGCTAATAGTGGACCTATTCGTCTAAAATTTCCGGGAATATGGACCGATTTGCCATTCTCGCAGTAGATTCATTCCTAAGTCCGACAGCCTCCTAAAGATTCAAACCAAGGAGCCTTGCCATGATCAGACCGGATAAAATGACCATTAAGACCCAGGAAGCCCT
This genomic window contains:
- a CDS encoding 4Fe-4S dicluster domain-containing protein yields the protein MTQKSPPTIDTNKCTGCGRCVAACKNKLITLETSGYRKHAVRHGQSRCECCCDCLNQCPVLAMLHNGDINNG